One window of the uncultured Paludibaculum sp. genome contains the following:
- a CDS encoding two-component regulator propeller domain-containing protein → MRSLALVCAALPCVWGLDPSRALSQYHKRNWQVQDGLPRNYVMSVTPSGDGYLLVGTDEGLVRFDGSRFVSFDLNPELGLSRRWIGKLISARNGSLWVGTFDGWIYEYRGGHVLTRFDAGATVFELLEDGQGRIWASTRTGVMRNDGGTFRPVAGLARPPETAWNVLTLDKDGVVWAVTLDGLFRIRNDVVSRVALDRSAFGDPLAVEAGRSGTVTVGTGRGLYQWNEQAGGPVLMAVSGVPGPVVSILEDHDNVLWVGSWGQGVFRVRGRTVDSWSAREGLPDDFIRTLHEDTEGNLWIGTRGGGLVRCKDTPIVPYGIPEGLGGNYATTVAPAPDGHLWFGTWRGGLYRLGEGGFEVRPTPVPALYCSVRALAIDPDGHPWIGNWEGLFGYDGQRYRSYATAGTPYHLVSAILFDRQGRLWVATSNNGVFVFPKGDASRPEASFLPGVEIMSLLEDSRGRIWYGTPHGLGWLESKPAPWAVHVPQVPRDGVSAITEDSQGRIWATSLGGLLYVMTENRPLVVIGVKQGMPGHPLYRLVDDGAGRLWVSSAKGILRISSTQVDELLAGRRQRLDVALMDQDDGMRTPECHHVSQPAGWADARGGAWFPTTRGFVHTTSWRAGRISPPTARIEEVVWDDHLVPAGRSVRLEPGAHAMEIHFTALYFASAEEIRFRYRMDGQDANWIEAGTQRSARYGRLPPGDYRFLVSAQLPGGAWSPEAAELSIHQAPRFFQTNWFTALLFLASVAMAWGLFRWRFHIIKGRYSAVLAERNRIAREWHDTLLAGFAAITWQLEETLSRLKVKPEQAESTVELALKMVQHYRAEARSVIWDLRESRLASETLASAVSGALDQVTKGSDVSASVETEGTPVKLKDELERNVLRICQEAASNAKRHGQPKHISVRLNYGPDEIRVRIEDDGLGFVPENVMGLTRGHFGLAVMAERAERFGGRFKLTSAPGHGTIVEATIPKAAAPMK, encoded by the coding sequence ATGCGAAGTCTGGCATTGGTTTGCGCCGCCCTGCCTTGCGTGTGGGGTCTTGACCCGTCGCGCGCGCTGTCGCAGTATCACAAGCGCAACTGGCAGGTACAGGACGGACTGCCCCGCAACTATGTGATGTCCGTGACCCCCTCAGGCGATGGTTATCTGCTGGTGGGCACGGACGAGGGGTTGGTGCGCTTCGATGGTTCGCGGTTTGTTTCATTCGACCTCAATCCGGAGCTGGGTCTTTCGCGGCGGTGGATTGGCAAGCTGATCAGCGCGCGCAACGGCAGCCTGTGGGTGGGCACGTTCGACGGCTGGATCTATGAATACCGGGGTGGCCACGTGCTGACGCGGTTTGACGCGGGCGCGACGGTTTTCGAACTGCTTGAAGACGGGCAAGGCCGGATCTGGGCGAGCACTCGCACGGGCGTGATGCGCAACGACGGTGGGACATTCCGGCCGGTGGCCGGGTTGGCGCGGCCGCCGGAGACCGCGTGGAACGTGCTGACACTGGACAAGGACGGCGTGGTCTGGGCGGTGACGCTCGACGGCCTGTTCCGAATCCGGAACGATGTGGTTTCGCGGGTGGCGCTCGATAGATCCGCATTCGGCGATCCGCTGGCCGTGGAGGCAGGGCGATCAGGGACGGTGACGGTGGGCACGGGTCGCGGTCTCTATCAGTGGAACGAGCAGGCGGGCGGGCCGGTGCTCATGGCGGTGAGTGGGGTGCCGGGTCCGGTGGTGAGCATCCTGGAGGATCACGACAACGTGCTGTGGGTGGGGTCGTGGGGCCAAGGGGTATTCCGGGTTCGTGGGCGGACGGTGGATTCGTGGTCGGCGCGGGAGGGGTTGCCGGACGACTTTATTCGAACGCTGCACGAAGACACGGAAGGCAACCTGTGGATTGGCACGCGGGGCGGCGGCCTGGTGCGCTGCAAGGATACGCCGATTGTGCCGTATGGAATACCAGAGGGCTTGGGCGGCAACTATGCGACGACGGTGGCTCCGGCGCCGGACGGCCATTTGTGGTTTGGCACGTGGCGCGGGGGACTGTACCGGTTGGGTGAGGGCGGCTTTGAAGTGCGGCCGACTCCGGTGCCGGCCTTGTACTGCTCGGTGCGAGCGCTGGCGATCGATCCGGACGGTCATCCATGGATCGGCAATTGGGAGGGCTTGTTCGGCTACGACGGGCAGCGCTACCGGAGCTATGCGACGGCCGGGACGCCCTACCACCTGGTGAGCGCGATTCTGTTTGACCGCCAGGGACGGCTGTGGGTGGCGACGTCCAACAATGGGGTCTTTGTGTTCCCCAAGGGCGACGCGTCGCGGCCCGAGGCGTCGTTCCTGCCTGGTGTCGAGATCATGAGTCTGCTGGAGGATTCCAGGGGCCGCATCTGGTATGGGACACCGCACGGGCTGGGGTGGCTGGAGAGCAAGCCCGCACCTTGGGCGGTGCACGTGCCGCAGGTTCCGCGTGATGGGGTGTCGGCCATTACCGAGGATAGTCAGGGGCGCATCTGGGCCACATCGCTGGGCGGGTTGCTTTACGTGATGACAGAGAACCGGCCGCTGGTGGTGATTGGCGTGAAGCAAGGGATGCCGGGGCACCCGCTTTACCGACTGGTGGATGATGGGGCGGGCCGGCTTTGGGTGAGTTCGGCCAAGGGAATTCTGCGGATCTCTTCGACGCAGGTGGACGAACTGCTCGCCGGGCGTCGGCAGCGGCTGGATGTTGCGTTGATGGACCAGGACGATGGGATGCGGACTCCGGAATGCCATCATGTCTCGCAGCCCGCCGGGTGGGCGGATGCACGCGGCGGCGCATGGTTCCCCACGACTCGCGGGTTTGTTCACACGACCAGTTGGCGGGCTGGACGGATCTCTCCACCGACGGCGCGGATTGAAGAGGTGGTTTGGGACGACCACCTGGTACCGGCCGGGCGGAGCGTCCGGCTGGAACCGGGCGCCCATGCGATGGAGATCCACTTCACGGCGCTGTATTTTGCGTCGGCGGAGGAGATCCGCTTCCGGTACCGGATGGACGGACAGGATGCGAATTGGATCGAAGCGGGCACGCAGCGTTCGGCCCGCTATGGCCGGCTGCCGCCGGGAGACTACCGGTTCCTGGTGTCGGCGCAACTGCCGGGCGGGGCGTGGAGCCCGGAGGCGGCTGAACTGTCGATCCACCAGGCGCCGCGCTTCTTCCAGACCAATTGGTTCACGGCGCTGCTATTCCTGGCCTCGGTGGCGATGGCTTGGGGTCTGTTCCGTTGGCGGTTCCACATCATCAAGGGCCGGTATTCGGCGGTGCTGGCGGAACGCAACCGGATTGCGCGCGAGTGGCATGACACGCTGCTGGCGGGCTTCGCGGCGATCACGTGGCAACTGGAAGAGACGTTGTCGCGGCTGAAGGTGAAGCCGGAGCAGGCCGAGTCGACTGTCGAGCTGGCGCTGAAGATGGTGCAACACTACCGGGCCGAGGCGCGCAGCGTGATCTGGGATCTGCGGGAGAGCCGGTTGGCGTCGGAGACGCTGGCCAGTGCCGTGAGTGGCGCGCTGGATCAGGTGACGAAGGGCTCCGACGTATCCGCCTCAGTAGAGACGGAAGGCACTCCAGTGAAGCTGAAGGACGAATTGGAACGCAATGTCCTGCGCATCTGCCAGGAGGCGGCTTCGAACGCAAAGCGGCATGGCCAGCCGAAACATATTTCGGTGCGGCTGAACTACGGGCCTGATGAGATCCGGGTCCGAATTGAAGATGACGGCCTTGGCTTCGTGCCTGAAAATGTCATGGGGCTGACACGAGGCCACTTCGGCCTGGCGGTGATGGCGGAGCGGGCGGAGCGGTTTGGCGGTCGATTCAAGCTGACCAGCGCGCCGGGGCACGGTACCATCGTAGAGGCGACCATCCCGAAAGCGGCCGCACCCATGAAATGA